The genomic stretch TCTAAGCAAGGAGCGTTGTGGAGCAGGTATTAGGCTTTGAATCCCTTAAAAAAGCCCGTCTCTTTGGAAAAGATGAGCCATATATGGCTTAAGAGCGGAGATTGGGTATTTCTAAAATTCAATGAAATTTGCATTCAGCCCTAAATCCCAAAGCTAAACAGGACTTAACTACCTAACTCGGTATCCCACTATGAAAACGGAACAGTGGATCTGGGCTTAAAATCAGATTTTTCTCAACCTCACGAATATGCTCAATGCGGCTTTGAATATCTTCTTCTGGGTCTTTCATTTTTGCGGTTTTTGCCACATCTGCTGCCAAGGCCAAATAATCTTCAAAATGACGTGATTCCGACTTAAGCAAATAACGATAGTACTTGCCTAACTCTTCGTCGACCAAGGGGGCCAATGCATAAAAACGCTCACAGGAGCGCGCCTCGACAAAGGCACCAATCACCAATACATCAATTAACGCTTCAGGTTCATAGGTACGGATTTCTTTTCTGAGTACACCGGCATAGCGCCCTGCACTGAGTGCTTCCCAAGCTTGACCACGTTTAGTCATCAGTTCCAGCACTTGTTCATAGTGCAGCATTTCCTCACGGACCAACTGTGCTAATTTAAGCTGTAAGTCGGTAAAGAAACTATAGCGAAACATCAGGTTCATCGCAGTGCCCGCTGCTTTTTTCTCGCAGTTGGCATGGTCTTGCATCAGCAAAGGTAAATTTTGTTGCGCAGCAGAAAGCCAAGCTTTTGGGGTTTCACATCCTAAAAAAGCCAGTACAGGCTGCATTAACTCATCGTAATTCATGCATATAACCTTAGGCTGTCGCGGCTTGAATCGCAGCTTTCATATCTTTTACCGCTTGCTCTAAACCAACAAAGACGCTTTCAGCAATAATCGCATGACCAATGTTCAACTCATAAATCTGCGGAATAGCAGCAATCGCGCCAACATTATCCAAGTTTAGACCATGCCCCGCATTCACCACTAAGCCCTTCTCCGCAGCATAGGCAACACCAGCAACAATACGCGCCAATTCATGCTGTTGTGCGGCGCTATTGCCTGCCTCAGCATAAGCACCAGTATGTAACTCAATAGTCGGTGCGCCACACGCTATCGCAGCATCAATTTGAGCAAAATCAGGATCAATGAATAATGATACATCACAACCGATTTGAGTCAGTGCTTGGGTTGCCGCCTTGACATGTTCAAAATGCGTGACAACATCCAAGCCACCTTCTGTGGTCAACTCTTCACGTTTTTCTGGTACAAAACAAACATGTTGTGGTCGAATTTCCTGTGCAAACGCCACCATTTCATCGGTAACTGCAATCTCTAAATTCATACGTGTGCCAAGTACAGGACGCATACGACGCACATCATCATCTTGGATATGGCGACGATCTTCACGCAGATGCAAGGTAATCCCTTCGGCACCGGCTTGTTCGCAAACTAATGCTGCTTTGACTGGATCTGGATAAGTTGTACCACGTGCTTGACGTAACGTCGCAACATGATCAATGTTCACACCAAGTAATGCGGCCATTACATTTTCCTCATTCAGTTTTTTTTTGAAAATTTTGAATCCACAATTGACGACTTTTTAAAGGACGATCGCCCAATAAAGAACTAATCATCTGACGGTAGAGTCGGGTTAATAATTGTAGCTGTTCTGGGGTAAAATCCCCACTCTTTTCATAATCATACATTGCTAAAATCTGCGCACCACTCAACTGCCCCGAAGCCCCCGCTGCAACAGGCAGAAACCCTTCATTCAAATGAAATTGATAAAACTGTTGCGCTTGAATCGGCTGTTGACGCGCGTCTGTGTCATATTCGATAGCATAGCCGAGTTCTTCTAGTAGCACATATTCAAATTGACGCAGAATTTGTTTTAAAAATACATTGGGCTGAGCATGATTTGCAAGATGTTGTAATTGCCCCAACGTTTCATGATATTGCTGAAAACTTGCTGGCATCGCCTCTTCAAGTGGGCAAAGGCGTAACAGAACTTCATTCAGATAAAAACCGGCAAAAAAGGCATCGCCAAAAAAGAATACCGGTTGATTAATAATTTCTAGTTTTGTGAAGTTTTTTAAATCAGATTTGCCCGTGGCCTGTAAGGTAATGGGCTGATATTGCGGAGGGGGTGCTTGTCTTAAAATGCCATCAACACGTCCATACTCTTGAGTAAAAAGATGGACGATATGACTGCGTTCACGATATTTACGGTGATGGATTAAATAACCATGCAACACTTCATTACGCATACTTGCGACACTCGATCAATGCTGCCCCCTTAATCCTCGGTATCACCATCAGGAATCACAGCACCCACCACCATCGCCGTGCCCTTCACCACGCCTTTGGTGGTTTTATAGGCCACCTTGACTGGAACGGTTACAACTTTATGAATACAGCCTTGCAGCATCAACATACTGCCAAGCAACAGCCATACTTTAAACATGGTGGGTCGTTTCCTGTGTTTAGATATCGCTATAACCTAAGCTTTTCAATGCACGTTCATCATCAGACCAACCACCTTTGACTTTAACCCAAAGCGTTAGCATGATCTTTTGCTCAAACATTTTTTCCATATCGACTCGGGCATCCATACCAATACTTTTCAGCTTGCTGCCTTTGTCA from Acinetobacter pullicarnis encodes the following:
- a CDS encoding NF038104 family lipoprotein; translated protein: MFKVWLLLGSMLMLQGCIHKVVTVPVKVAYKTTKGVVKGTAMVVGAVIPDGDTED
- the recO gene encoding DNA repair protein RecO, which produces MRNEVLHGYLIHHRKYRERSHIVHLFTQEYGRVDGILRQAPPPQYQPITLQATGKSDLKNFTKLEIINQPVFFFGDAFFAGFYLNEVLLRLCPLEEAMPASFQQYHETLGQLQHLANHAQPNVFLKQILRQFEYVLLEELGYAIEYDTDARQQPIQAQQFYQFHLNEGFLPVAAGASGQLSGAQILAMYDYEKSGDFTPEQLQLLTRLYRQMISSLLGDRPLKSRQLWIQNFQKKTE
- the miaE gene encoding tRNA-(ms[2]io[6]A)-hydroxylase, yielding MNYDELMQPVLAFLGCETPKAWLSAAQQNLPLLMQDHANCEKKAAGTAMNLMFRYSFFTDLQLKLAQLVREEMLHYEQVLELMTKRGQAWEALSAGRYAGVLRKEIRTYEPEALIDVLVIGAFVEARSCERFYALAPLVDEELGKYYRYLLKSESRHFEDYLALAADVAKTAKMKDPEEDIQSRIEHIREVEKNLILSPDPLFRFHSGIPS
- the pdxJ gene encoding pyridoxine 5'-phosphate synthase → MAALLGVNIDHVATLRQARGTTYPDPVKAALVCEQAGAEGITLHLREDRRHIQDDDVRRMRPVLGTRMNLEIAVTDEMVAFAQEIRPQHVCFVPEKREELTTEGGLDVVTHFEHVKAATQALTQIGCDVSLFIDPDFAQIDAAIACGAPTIELHTGAYAEAGNSAAQQHELARIVAGVAYAAEKGLVVNAGHGLNLDNVGAIAAIPQIYELNIGHAIIAESVFVGLEQAVKDMKAAIQAATA